The sequence aatcgTTGAGttttacacttaaaatgggtgcattttGGTAGGtaggtacattttattttaataaagtgggtttttttttttttaaaaggaagattcCAAGCAGCCTGAACATGGGAGAAAAGCAAACTCCgctgttggattttgttttaatcttctctgtattctattttatgttatgtcttacaaattaaaattatattctgatAAAATTTAGTTGATCACTTTCATGTGCCTGATAGTTGACAGGTCCTTTCATATCCAtctcttttctttatatagattCAGAACAAAATCTGAAACTTGAGATAATGGAGCTGCAGAATTATTCCCTGGTGTCAGAATTTGTGTTGTATGGACTCTGCACTTCACAGCATCtccaacattttttctttatatttttctctggGATCTATGTGGTCACTGTGTTGGGTAACCTCATTATTGTGGTCACTGTAATTTCtgacccccacttgcactcttccCCTATGTACTTCCTGCTGGGAAATCTAGCCTTCTTGGACATATGGCTAGCCTCATTTGCCACCCCCAAGATGATCAGGGACTTTCTTAGTGATCGAAAGCTCATCTCCTTTGGAGGATGTATGGCTCAGATCTTCTTCTTGCACTTCATTGGTGGGGCTGAGATGGTGCTTCTGGTTTCCATGGCCTATGACAGATATGTGGCTATATGCAAACCTTTGCATTATATGACCATGATGAGTCGGAAAACCTGTATGGGACTGGTGTTGGTTTCATGGGTCATTGGATTTGTGCACTCCATCAGCCAAGTAGCCTTTACTGTGAATTTACCTTACTGTGGCCCCAATGAAGTGGACAGCTTCTTCTGTGACCTTCCTCTTGTGATCAAGCTTGCCTGCATGGACACCTATGTCTTGGGTATACTCATGATCTCAGACAGTGGGTTGCTCTCTATGAGCTGTTTTGTGCTCCTCTTGGTCTCCTACACTGTTATTCTCATCACTGTCCGACAGCATGCTGCTGGTGGGGTATCCAAAGCACTCTCTACTTGCTCTGCACATATCATGGTAGTCCTGCTCTTCTTTgggccctgcattttcatttatgtgtggCCTTTCAGTCGGTTCTCTGTGGACAAGCTCTTATCTgtattttataccatttttacTCCTCTCTTGAACTCCCTTATCTACACATTGagaaataaagagatgaaaacagCTATGAAGAAGCTGTGTAACCAACATGTGACTTCTCACTGAATTCCAGCTTTCCATAGAGCTACATGTTCTTACTCATTCAgtgtatataatttctttaatatgaTTCTGTTCAAATATTTCAATCTGATGGTTTATTGATAGAATTTGTATTGTGTTATATTTCAGAGAAATAGTTGATTTcaacaaaaatcatatatatatagttttattctatataatataattttatattattaatataattttataatataactttataatatcacttatttattagtttttgtatatcacaatattatataattttatattataagcATAGTTTATAACTATAACTCCATTGTACTATGACATTAGTATGATCatataataactatataatataaatctatatgcacacacatacacgtacatacACGTTTAACCCAACAATTTCACTTTGTACTTGgcgattttctttctctgtttttttagaacttttttttacatgtttattgatttctgagaaagagacagagcacaagttggggaggggcagagagagagagggagacacagaatctgaagcaggctccaggcgctgagctgtcagcacagagcccaacgcggggcttgaatccacaaaccatgagatcatgacctgagccgaagttggtcgcttaactgactgagccacccaggtgcccctcttcaacTCTGTTACAATGAGATTTctcttactattttattttgtctaaaatatttatataaaatggattttattttcctaatcatAGTCCAACACAGCAAGAGCTGTCAGTTCATAGGCATTCAAGACACGAGACATTCAGCACAAGGAAACTAACCCAAGAATAAAATGCTCTATGAATCTTTCTCCTGGCTTTGAAAGACtgcaaggaggaaaaaagacactATTTCAAGATCCTATTGATTTAAAAAGTGTACTTTTTCTTATGAATGTGTATTATGCTTAAcgtttttattgaaaaatatgaatgtatGCCAGTGAAATTCAATTACAGAAGTTAATTTTCACATGGGAAGAATCAGTATTTTATGGCTCAATATTTCATGGTATAAATTAAGGTATTGTGTTACTATTTAATATGCACTGGAtcaggaaattaaaacatttttacccACAGATTTTTAAACACTGGATCTACACTGCATCTTAATGAGTTGATCTGTCCCTTGGGGAGTCATCTATTAGGAAGTATGTTTGAGTATGACAGATTCAGATCTTATGCTGAGCTTTTAAATGTCTTTGGAACCTAAAAAGATAATCATAAGCAagagttaaattttatattaaccaAATGGTCAGagaatttaaacaattttcttaTATGTTGATTCTGGAACACCAAACCAAAGGAGAGAATTGGGTAATATTCAAATTATGTGAATAATTGGATGAAGCTTCCAGTAATTTTAGACAATGTTTTTAATCAGGAGAAACATGCTCCTGGGTACTTCTGGCTTCTCTAATGACTGTAATCTTACACATTTGCATAAACACTAAAAGAACACAGTTTGAAAACATCTGCCTTAGGAAAAATTTCTCAACACTCCCCTTGCTTGCTACTGCAATAATACTGTGTTTTGGTTTCATAGACTTTagacagttaatttttttttatgtttatatgtaaacatttaaagagtttaaAAACTCCAAagagatatatacacccctatgcTCActtagtattatttacaatagccaagatttggaagccacctaagtgtccaagtttagatgaatgaatgaagtagttGAATATATTTatggtggaatattattccaccattaaaaaaggaggaaatgttaCCATTCAGAACAAAatagatggacctagaaggttttatggtaagtgaagtaagtcagagaaagacaaatgccatatgattgcACTTACATGTGgagtctcaaaaacaaaagaaacaaacaatggaGACCCAGacttatagatacagagaaaaaactggtggttgtcgtatgggaggagggagagggatgggcaaaataaatgaagggaaataGACACAAagtttcaattataaaataaatttcaggaatatgaagtacagcatagggaatatagtcaataatatcatAGTAACTTAGTATGTGGACACCTAGCAACTAGACTTCCTGTGGGGATCCTTTTcataatatatcaaaatatcaaatcactgatgtacactggaaactaatagGATTGTGTACGTCAATTatacttaaaacaaagaaaagagtggTTATAAAAAGCTTTCAGGAAGATGACACCTTATTCCTCTCTTATATTGTTGAAGAGAGCAAAAGAATGCCTAAAATCTGAAGGATAAAGGTTATATTTATAAACCTGCTAGaatacattgaaataaaaaaggaggaaacataTGTCGTGTCTTCCAGGTTAAATCCCATTttgaagagagcaaaagaaggcCTAAAATCTGAAGgataaaagttgtatttattaaattttttttaatgtttttatttatttttgaaggagagagagagagagagcatg comes from Panthera tigris isolate Pti1 chromosome B3, P.tigris_Pti1_mat1.1, whole genome shotgun sequence and encodes:
- the LOC102967797 gene encoding olfactory receptor 4K14 — encoded protein: MELQNYSLVSEFVLYGLCTSQHLQHFFFIFFSGIYVVTVLGNLIIVVTVISDPHLHSSPMYFLLGNLAFLDIWLASFATPKMIRDFLSDRKLISFGGCMAQIFFLHFIGGAEMVLLVSMAYDRYVAICKPLHYMTMMSRKTCMGLVLVSWVIGFVHSISQVAFTVNLPYCGPNEVDSFFCDLPLVIKLACMDTYVLGILMISDSGLLSMSCFVLLLVSYTVILITVRQHAAGGVSKALSTCSAHIMVVLLFFGPCIFIYVWPFSRFSVDKLLSVFYTIFTPLLNSLIYTLRNKEMKTAMKKLCNQHVTSH